The following DNA comes from Cellulophaga sp. HaHa_2_95.
TTGGAAACGAAGACCACGATTAATTATGAAAACAATTGAAGAATTTTTAGAATCAAAAAATATTCGAGTAACTGCAATGCGTTTACTAATATATAAGTTCCTTGCCGAAAAACAAGTTGCAGTTACATTAAGTGATATAGAAAATGCTTTTGAGAAAGCAGATAGGACAACATTATACAGAACTATAAAAACATTTGAAGAAAAAGAAATTGTGCATCAAATAGACGATGGCACAGGAATTACGAAATATGCTTTGTGTGAAAAGGGTTGTAATTGTGAGATTGAAACCGATTTGCATTTACATTTTCATTGTAATAACTGCAACGAAACCATTTGTTTAACAGAACATAAA
Coding sequences within:
- a CDS encoding Fur family transcriptional regulator; amino-acid sequence: MKTIEEFLESKNIRVTAMRLLIYKFLAEKQVAVTLSDIENAFEKADRTTLYRTIKTFEEKEIVHQIDDGTGITKYALCEKGCNCEIETDLHLHFHCNNCNETICLTEHKIPQIKVPDGFVSENVNLVVKGICDKCSGQ